In the genome of Fundulus heteroclitus isolate FHET01 unplaced genomic scaffold, MU-UCD_Fhet_4.1 scaffold_36, whole genome shotgun sequence, one region contains:
- the mboat2b gene encoding lysophospholipid acyltransferase 2b — translation MADASAQSTACTGSSLLQPVSEMTNLPLDQVNFVVCQLCALISAFWFRLFLHPRKTSPFVRHVVATVLGVYFALFCFGWYALHFLLQSGLTYGIMILTGVEHMHKYCLVVALSYLSLCQITRVYVFDYGMYSADFTGPMMVITQKITSLAFEIHDGMARKEEHLTAGQKILAIRRMPSLLEYFSYNCNFMGILAGPTCSFNDYIAFIEGEPRRHREQEADRESGSRLRQGEPSPNVEVVRKVATSFFCLLVFLSVCKVFPVERNIEDDFIANTPFYAQVVYLYLSMLTTRPKYYFVWTLADAINNAAGFGFNGYDSNGAPRWDLISNLRILNIEFATSFKVFLDNWNIQTVHWLKRVCYERCPYHPTAATFILSAMWHGAYPGYYLTFLTGIVVTLAARAVRHKVRPHFLRSAAHKLLYDIITWAATQIAICYTVVPFVLLSVGPSLKFYRSWYFCLHIMCILLAVALPVKPRHLRLKEQQKACSQGPVLKPLEAADPTYSHKEKTS, via the exons ATGGCCGACGCAAGCGCCCAATCCACGGCCTGCACCGGCTCCAGCCTCCTGCAGCCGGTCAGCGAGATGACCAACCTGCCGCTGGATCAG GTGAACTTCGTGGTGTGTCAGCTGTGCGCTCTGATCTCAGCCTTCTGGTTCCGCCTCTTCCTGCATCCCAGGAAAACCAGTCCTTTCGTCAGACACGTGGTGGCCACCGTGCTGGGCGTCTACTTTGCCCTCTTCTGCTTCGGCTG GTATGCGCTTCACTTCCTGCTTCAGAGCGGACTCACCTACGGCATCATGATCCTGACCGGAGTGGAGCACATGCACAA GTACTGCCTGGTAGTGGCTCTCAGCTACCTGAGTCTGTGCCAGATCACCCGCGTCTACGTCTTTGACTACGGCATGTACTCTGCTGACTTCACCGG TCCCATGATGGTCATAACTCAAAAGATCACCAGCCTGGCCTTTGAAATCCACGACG GAATGGCTCGGAAGGAAGAGCATCTGACCGCAGGACAGAAGATTTTAGCCATCAG GCGGATGCCGAGCCTCCTCGAGTATTTCAGCTACAACTGTAACTTCATGGGCATCCTGGCGGGTCCGACCTGCTCCTTCAACGACTACATCGCCTTCATCGAGGGAGAACCGCGGCGCCACAGAGAGCAGGAGGCTGACAGGGAGTCCGGCAGCAGGCTGAGGCAGGGCGAGCCGTCCCCAAAC GTGGAGGTGGTGCGTAAAGTGGCCACCTCCTTCTTCTGCCTCCTGGTTTTCCTCTCGGTGTGTAAAGTATTTCCTGTGGAACGAAACATTGAGGACGATTTCATCGCCAACACGCCGTTCTACGCTCAGGTGGTCTACCTGTACCTCTCCATGCTGACCACCCGACCCAAGTATTACTTTGTTTGGACGCTCG CTGATGCCATCAACAACGCTGCCGGCTTTGGTTTTAACGGCTACGACAGTAACGGCGCGCCCCGCTGGGACCTGATCTCCAACCTGAGGATACTAAACATCGAG TTTGCTACCAGTTTCAAAGTTTTCCTCGACAACTGGAACATTCAGACTGTGCACTGGCTCAAAAG GGTGTGCTATGAGCGCTGTCCCTACCACCCAACAGCGGCCACATTCATCCTGTCCGCCATGTGGCACGGAGCTTATCCAGGATACTACCTCACCTTCCTGACCGGCATCGTTGTGACGCTGGCGGCCAGAGCA GTGAGACACAAAGTCCGGCCTCACTTCCTGCGTTCTGCGGCTCACAAACTGCTGTATGACATCATCACGTGGGCCGCCACTCAGATCGCCATCTGCTACACGGTGGTGCCTTTTGTCCTGCTGTCTGTGGGCCCGTCGCTAAAGTTTTACAG GTCGTGGTACTTctgcctccacatcatgtgcatCCTCCTGGCTGTAGCGCTGCCGGTCAAACCCAGACATCTGCGCCTCAAAGAGCAGCAGAAGGCCTGCTCCCAGGGTCCAGTCCTAAAACCGCTGGAGGCAGCAGACCCCACCTACAGTCACAAAGAGAAGACCTCATGA